The Temnothorax longispinosus isolate EJ_2023e unplaced genomic scaffold, Tlon_JGU_v1 HiC_scaffold_64, whole genome shotgun sequence genome includes the window TAGGTTAGATCCGGTTTTACTAGTAACTTGCGTCGCGTATCCTTGCTCACAATTCCGCAAACAAACTGATCCCGTAATGCGTCGTCTAAAAATGTCCCGAAGTTGCAGTACTGAGCCAATTTCTTCAACTCCACCCCGAACTGTGTGACCGTTTCCTCAGTCTTCTGGAAACGTTTATGGAATCGATAGCGTTCCGCTATAATGCACTTTTCGGGCGTGTAATAGTCCAAAAGCACTTTCTTCAGAGCATCGTAGGTTTTCGTACTTGCTGGCTTGTCCGGAGCCACACTATTCCGTAAAACATCATAACACTTTGGCCCGATCATTGTCAAAAATAATGGCACTTTCTTTGCATCCGGTACATCGTTGACGGAGACAAACTGCTCGAACCGTTTAACGTACGATGCGAATAATTCCTCACTGGAATATTCTGCGATGTAACCAACATAGCCTGTTCTGCCGGCGGCAGCCTGTCCTTCGACTGCCATTGTATTGTTTCACGCACGGCGTTCACTTTACCTCGTCGCCAAATATGCTATATCCTTGGATGAGGATTAGGAATAAAACGTAACTGCATTTATTGTAAAGGGCAAGTCCTTTTTTATTGTCGTCTGAACTCGCAATGCGTAATTCTAGCTACGCCATCCCAACCAACGAACGTACGCATAAAGAACCCGAacgaaacgaaaaaagattgaaaaaaattaaaacgggattgccagaaattcaattaaggactttccgaattccattttgtccaaaaaagggattgaaatagtttcaatatcatggaattccttattttggaaagaatttgtcttttttgaatcccatccaattccgacacaaaaacgtaacgaaatgaataccactgaatgccaagttagggattggaaagtttcgtcatgaattccattgaataccattgattccgttaacgaaatgaataccattaaatgccaaactaggaattaaaaatttccgtattgaattcaatggaattcaatggaaactatttcaatcccttttttggacaaaatggaattcctggcaatcccgttttaattcttttcaatcttttttcgtttgctgggaACCTCGCTCGCGTACAGAATCACTCGTCCACGACATAAGCGCCATCTGCTTAACGGATCATTTACTAACTATCTATATACTACAGTATGGAGTGCTTATGTTCGGGTCGGCTGCAGGGGATGAGCACGGAAATCTCATTGTGTATTTTTCGAGAGCACATAAATttaggaacattttaagactaaaaccaatttgctatctatattttaactggtactttactcttgtacgtatagGGTGCTCACTTTCGGACCGGACAAAGCAGGGGATGAGcacaaaaatttcattgtgcatattttgaaaacacattaatcgagaaatattttaaaacaagaattatttcgctttctgtattttaactgatattttattcttatatcagtattagtatataaatctttttttg containing:
- the LOC139824888 gene encoding uncharacterized protein, encoding MAVEGQAAAGRTGYVGYIAEYSSEELFASYVKRFEQFVSVNDVPDAKKVPLFLTMIGPKCYDVLRNSVAPDKPASTKTYDALKKVLLDYYTPEKCIIAERYRFHKRFQKTEETVTQFGVELKKLAQYCNFGTFLDDALRDQFVCGIVSKDTRRKLLVKPDLTYNSAVKEAVSMELAGNQTKEFASDTVHSISKGSTNNASNYKKKQSFSDQKNKGICIRCGGPWRPEHLSECKARNVTCHACGIKGHFGKQMQEEESASSSSAT